In Gopherus flavomarginatus isolate rGopFla2 chromosome 5, rGopFla2.mat.asm, whole genome shotgun sequence, one DNA window encodes the following:
- the LRFN5 gene encoding leucine-rich repeat and fibronectin type-III domain-containing protein 5 isoform X5, which yields MEKLLLYLLFIGIAVRAQICPKRCVCQILSPNLATLCAKKGLLFVPPNIDRRTVELRLADNFVTNIKRKDFANMTSLVDLTLSRNTISFITPHAFADLRNLRALHLNSNRLTKITNDMFSGLSNLHHLILNNNQLTLISSTAFDDVLALEELDLSYNNLETIPWDAVEKMVSLHTLSLDHNMIDHIPKGTFSHLHKMTRLDVTSNKLQKLPPDPLFQRAQVLATSGIISPSTFALSFGGNPLHCNCELLWLRRLSREDDLETCASPPLLSGRYFWSIPEEEFLCEPPLITRHTHELRVLEGQRATLRCKARGDPEPAIHWISPEGKLISNATRSLVYNNGTLDILITTVKDTGSFTCIASNPAGEATQMVDLHIIKLPHLLNSTNHIHEPDPGSSDISTSTKSGSNASSNNGDTKVSQDKKVVVAEATSSTALLKFNFQRNIPGIRMFQIQYNGTYDDSLVYRMIPPTSKTFLVNNLAAGTVYDLCVLAIYDDGITSLTATRVVGCIQFTTEQDYVRCHFMQSQFLGGTMIIIIGGIIVASVLVFIIILMIRYKGWEDKLAIRFRLSE from the exons ATGGAAAAGCTGCTTTTGTATCTGCTGTTCATTGGCATAGCAGTGAGAGCCCAGATCTGCCCCAAGCGCTGTGTCTGTCAGATTTTGTCTCCAAATCTTGCAACCCTTTGTGCCAAGAAAGGGCTTCTATTTGTTCCCCCAAACATTGACAGAAGGACTGTGGAACTGCGACTGGCGGACAATTTTGTTACAAACATCAAAAGGAAAGATTTTGCCAACATGACCAGCCTCGTGGACCTGACGCTATCCAGGAACACAATAAGTTTTATTACACCTCATGCATTTGCTGATTTGCGCAATTTGCGAGCTTTGCATTTGAACAGCAACAGGCTGACTAAGATCACCAATGACATGTTCAGTGGGCTTTCCAACCTGCACCATTTGATACTTAACAACAATCAGCTGACTTTAATTTCTTCCACAGCCTTTGATGATGTTTTAGCTCTTGAGGAACTGGATTTGTCCTATAACAATCTAGAAACTATCCCTTGGGATGCCGTGGAGAAGATGGTTAGTTTGCACACACTCAGTTTAGACCACAATATGATTGACCACATTCCTAAGGGAACTTTCTCCCACCTCCACAAGATGACCAGGTTAGATGTCACATCAAATAAATTGCAGAAGCTGCCACCTGATCCTCTCTTTCAACGAGCTCAGGTATTAGCAACCTCAGGAATCATCAGCCCTTCTACTTTTGCATTAAGCTTTGGTGGAAACCCTTTGCATTGCAACTGTGAACTCCTGTGGCTGAGGCGTCTTTCCAGAGAAGATGACCTAGAGACTTGCGCTTCTCCTCCACTGTTATCTGGTCGGTATTTTTGGTCAATTCCAGAGGAAGAGTTCCTGTGTGAACCACCTCTCATTACTAGACATACCCATGAGCTTAGAGTGCTGGAGGGTCAACGGGCAACTCTGAGATGTAAGGCCCGGGGTGATCCAGAGCCAGCCATTCATTGGATTTCACCAGAAGGCAAACTTATTTCAAATGCAACAAGGTCGCTGGTGTACAACAATGGAACACTAGACATACTTATAACAACTGTGAAGGATACAGGCTCCTTCACCTGCATAGCATCAAACCCTGCAGGAGAAGCCACTCAAATGGTGGATCTTCACATAATCAAACTTCCTCATTTGCTAAACAGTACAAACCACATTCACGAGCCTGACCCTGGCTCCTCGGACATCTCGACATCCACCAAGTCAGGGTCAAATGCAAGTAGTAATAATGGGGATACTAAAGTCAGCCAGGATAAGAAAGTTGTAGTAGCAGAAGCAACATCATCCACTGCGCTACTCAAATTTAATTTTCAAAGAAATATACCTGGAATACGTATGTTCCAAATCCAGTACAATGGTACTTACGATGACTCACTTGTTTACAG AATGATACCTCCCACGAGCAAAACTTTCCTGGTCAACAACCTGGCCGCTGGGACTGTCTATGACCTGTGTGTCTTGGCAATCTATGACGACGGCATCACCTCCCTCACGGCCACCAGGGTCGTTGGGTGCATACAGTTCACTACCGAGCAGGATTATGTCCGTTGCCATTTCATGCAATCCCAGTTCCTGGGCGGCACCATGATTATCATCATTGGTGGGATTATCGTGGCCTCTGTGCTCGTGTTCATCATCATCCTCATGATCCGCTACAAG GGGTGGGAAGATAAATTAGCCATTAGATTTCGACTGTCAGAGTAA
- the LRFN5 gene encoding leucine-rich repeat and fibronectin type-III domain-containing protein 5 isoform X4: MEKLLLYLLFIGIAVRAQICPKRCVCQILSPNLATLCAKKGLLFVPPNIDRRTVELRLADNFVTNIKRKDFANMTSLVDLTLSRNTISFITPHAFADLRNLRALHLNSNRLTKITNDMFSGLSNLHHLILNNNQLTLISSTAFDDVLALEELDLSYNNLETIPWDAVEKMVSLHTLSLDHNMIDHIPKGTFSHLHKMTRLDVTSNKLQKLPPDPLFQRAQVLATSGIISPSTFALSFGGNPLHCNCELLWLRRLSREDDLETCASPPLLSGRYFWSIPEEEFLCEPPLITRHTHELRVLEGQRATLRCKARGDPEPAIHWISPEGKLISNATRSLVYNNGTLDILITTVKDTGSFTCIASNPAGEATQMVDLHIIKLPHLLNSTNHIHEPDPGSSDISTSTKSGSNASSNNGDTKVSQDKKVVVAEATSSTALLKFNFQRNIPGIRMFQIQYNGTYDDSLVYRMIPPTSKTFLVNNLAAGTVYDLCVLAIYDDGITSLTATRVVGCIQFTTEQDYVRCHFMQSQFLGGTMIIIIGGIIVASVLVFIIILMIRYKGWEDKLAIRFRLSEPGN, encoded by the exons ATGGAAAAGCTGCTTTTGTATCTGCTGTTCATTGGCATAGCAGTGAGAGCCCAGATCTGCCCCAAGCGCTGTGTCTGTCAGATTTTGTCTCCAAATCTTGCAACCCTTTGTGCCAAGAAAGGGCTTCTATTTGTTCCCCCAAACATTGACAGAAGGACTGTGGAACTGCGACTGGCGGACAATTTTGTTACAAACATCAAAAGGAAAGATTTTGCCAACATGACCAGCCTCGTGGACCTGACGCTATCCAGGAACACAATAAGTTTTATTACACCTCATGCATTTGCTGATTTGCGCAATTTGCGAGCTTTGCATTTGAACAGCAACAGGCTGACTAAGATCACCAATGACATGTTCAGTGGGCTTTCCAACCTGCACCATTTGATACTTAACAACAATCAGCTGACTTTAATTTCTTCCACAGCCTTTGATGATGTTTTAGCTCTTGAGGAACTGGATTTGTCCTATAACAATCTAGAAACTATCCCTTGGGATGCCGTGGAGAAGATGGTTAGTTTGCACACACTCAGTTTAGACCACAATATGATTGACCACATTCCTAAGGGAACTTTCTCCCACCTCCACAAGATGACCAGGTTAGATGTCACATCAAATAAATTGCAGAAGCTGCCACCTGATCCTCTCTTTCAACGAGCTCAGGTATTAGCAACCTCAGGAATCATCAGCCCTTCTACTTTTGCATTAAGCTTTGGTGGAAACCCTTTGCATTGCAACTGTGAACTCCTGTGGCTGAGGCGTCTTTCCAGAGAAGATGACCTAGAGACTTGCGCTTCTCCTCCACTGTTATCTGGTCGGTATTTTTGGTCAATTCCAGAGGAAGAGTTCCTGTGTGAACCACCTCTCATTACTAGACATACCCATGAGCTTAGAGTGCTGGAGGGTCAACGGGCAACTCTGAGATGTAAGGCCCGGGGTGATCCAGAGCCAGCCATTCATTGGATTTCACCAGAAGGCAAACTTATTTCAAATGCAACAAGGTCGCTGGTGTACAACAATGGAACACTAGACATACTTATAACAACTGTGAAGGATACAGGCTCCTTCACCTGCATAGCATCAAACCCTGCAGGAGAAGCCACTCAAATGGTGGATCTTCACATAATCAAACTTCCTCATTTGCTAAACAGTACAAACCACATTCACGAGCCTGACCCTGGCTCCTCGGACATCTCGACATCCACCAAGTCAGGGTCAAATGCAAGTAGTAATAATGGGGATACTAAAGTCAGCCAGGATAAGAAAGTTGTAGTAGCAGAAGCAACATCATCCACTGCGCTACTCAAATTTAATTTTCAAAGAAATATACCTGGAATACGTATGTTCCAAATCCAGTACAATGGTACTTACGATGACTCACTTGTTTACAG AATGATACCTCCCACGAGCAAAACTTTCCTGGTCAACAACCTGGCCGCTGGGACTGTCTATGACCTGTGTGTCTTGGCAATCTATGACGACGGCATCACCTCCCTCACGGCCACCAGGGTCGTTGGGTGCATACAGTTCACTACCGAGCAGGATTATGTCCGTTGCCATTTCATGCAATCCCAGTTCCTGGGCGGCACCATGATTATCATCATTGGTGGGATTATCGTGGCCTCTGTGCTCGTGTTCATCATCATCCTCATGATCCGCTACAAG GGGTGGGAAGATAAATTAGCCATTAGATTTCGACTGTCAGA
- the LRFN5 gene encoding leucine-rich repeat and fibronectin type-III domain-containing protein 5 isoform X3 — translation MEKLLLYLLFIGIAVRAQICPKRCVCQILSPNLATLCAKKGLLFVPPNIDRRTVELRLADNFVTNIKRKDFANMTSLVDLTLSRNTISFITPHAFADLRNLRALHLNSNRLTKITNDMFSGLSNLHHLILNNNQLTLISSTAFDDVLALEELDLSYNNLETIPWDAVEKMVSLHTLSLDHNMIDHIPKGTFSHLHKMTRLDVTSNKLQKLPPDPLFQRAQVLATSGIISPSTFALSFGGNPLHCNCELLWLRRLSREDDLETCASPPLLSGRYFWSIPEEEFLCEPPLITRHTHELRVLEGQRATLRCKARGDPEPAIHWISPEGKLISNATRSLVYNNGTLDILITTVKDTGSFTCIASNPAGEATQMVDLHIIKLPHLLNSTNHIHEPDPGSSDISTSTKSGSNASSNNGDTKVSQDKKVVVAEATSSTALLKFNFQRNIPGIRMFQIQYNGTYDDSLVYRMIPPTSKTFLVNNLAAGTVYDLCVLAIYDDGITSLTATRVVGCIQFTTEQDYVRCHFMQSQFLGGTMIIIIGGIIVASVLVFIIILMIRYKVCNNNGQHKVTKVSNVYSQTNGAQIQGCSGAMPPSMSKQAVGHEESVQCSRVPNDSVTQSSDTCSSQDSSTTTSALPHTWTSSASASQKQKRKPGPKPSNEPPSEALTNTESQNTNRNNSTALQLASRSPAPAKGPPTYKRAQAKPRVGR, via the exons ATGGAAAAGCTGCTTTTGTATCTGCTGTTCATTGGCATAGCAGTGAGAGCCCAGATCTGCCCCAAGCGCTGTGTCTGTCAGATTTTGTCTCCAAATCTTGCAACCCTTTGTGCCAAGAAAGGGCTTCTATTTGTTCCCCCAAACATTGACAGAAGGACTGTGGAACTGCGACTGGCGGACAATTTTGTTACAAACATCAAAAGGAAAGATTTTGCCAACATGACCAGCCTCGTGGACCTGACGCTATCCAGGAACACAATAAGTTTTATTACACCTCATGCATTTGCTGATTTGCGCAATTTGCGAGCTTTGCATTTGAACAGCAACAGGCTGACTAAGATCACCAATGACATGTTCAGTGGGCTTTCCAACCTGCACCATTTGATACTTAACAACAATCAGCTGACTTTAATTTCTTCCACAGCCTTTGATGATGTTTTAGCTCTTGAGGAACTGGATTTGTCCTATAACAATCTAGAAACTATCCCTTGGGATGCCGTGGAGAAGATGGTTAGTTTGCACACACTCAGTTTAGACCACAATATGATTGACCACATTCCTAAGGGAACTTTCTCCCACCTCCACAAGATGACCAGGTTAGATGTCACATCAAATAAATTGCAGAAGCTGCCACCTGATCCTCTCTTTCAACGAGCTCAGGTATTAGCAACCTCAGGAATCATCAGCCCTTCTACTTTTGCATTAAGCTTTGGTGGAAACCCTTTGCATTGCAACTGTGAACTCCTGTGGCTGAGGCGTCTTTCCAGAGAAGATGACCTAGAGACTTGCGCTTCTCCTCCACTGTTATCTGGTCGGTATTTTTGGTCAATTCCAGAGGAAGAGTTCCTGTGTGAACCACCTCTCATTACTAGACATACCCATGAGCTTAGAGTGCTGGAGGGTCAACGGGCAACTCTGAGATGTAAGGCCCGGGGTGATCCAGAGCCAGCCATTCATTGGATTTCACCAGAAGGCAAACTTATTTCAAATGCAACAAGGTCGCTGGTGTACAACAATGGAACACTAGACATACTTATAACAACTGTGAAGGATACAGGCTCCTTCACCTGCATAGCATCAAACCCTGCAGGAGAAGCCACTCAAATGGTGGATCTTCACATAATCAAACTTCCTCATTTGCTAAACAGTACAAACCACATTCACGAGCCTGACCCTGGCTCCTCGGACATCTCGACATCCACCAAGTCAGGGTCAAATGCAAGTAGTAATAATGGGGATACTAAAGTCAGCCAGGATAAGAAAGTTGTAGTAGCAGAAGCAACATCATCCACTGCGCTACTCAAATTTAATTTTCAAAGAAATATACCTGGAATACGTATGTTCCAAATCCAGTACAATGGTACTTACGATGACTCACTTGTTTACAG AATGATACCTCCCACGAGCAAAACTTTCCTGGTCAACAACCTGGCCGCTGGGACTGTCTATGACCTGTGTGTCTTGGCAATCTATGACGACGGCATCACCTCCCTCACGGCCACCAGGGTCGTTGGGTGCATACAGTTCACTACCGAGCAGGATTATGTCCGTTGCCATTTCATGCAATCCCAGTTCCTGGGCGGCACCATGATTATCATCATTGGTGGGATTATCGTGGCCTCTGTGCTCGTGTTCATCATCATCCTCATGATCCGCTACAAGGTATGTAACAACAACGGGCAGCACAAGGTGACCAAGGTCAGCAATGTTTATTCTCAGACCAACGGCGCTCAGATACAAGGCTGCAGTGGTGCAATGCCCCCGTCAATGTCCAAACAGGCCGTCGGGCATGAGGAGAGCGTCCAGTGTTCCAGAGTCCCCAATGACAGTGTGACTCAGTCCTCAGACACTTGCTCGAGCCAGGACTCCAGTACCACTACCTCTGCACTGCCTCACACGTGGACTTCCAGCGCTTCTGCCTCCCAAAAGCAGAAGAGAAAGCCTGGGCCAAAGCCAAGCAACGAGCCACCAAGCGAAGCTCTCACAAATACCGAGTCCCAGAACACTAACCGAAATAACTCCACTGCGCTGCAGCTAGCTAGTCGTTCCCCGGCCCCTGCCAAAGGGCCCCCCACCTACAAAAGAGCACAAGCAAAGCCAA GGGTGGGAAGATAA
- the LRFN5 gene encoding leucine-rich repeat and fibronectin type-III domain-containing protein 5 isoform X1, whose product MEKLLLYLLFIGIAVRAQICPKRCVCQILSPNLATLCAKKGLLFVPPNIDRRTVELRLADNFVTNIKRKDFANMTSLVDLTLSRNTISFITPHAFADLRNLRALHLNSNRLTKITNDMFSGLSNLHHLILNNNQLTLISSTAFDDVLALEELDLSYNNLETIPWDAVEKMVSLHTLSLDHNMIDHIPKGTFSHLHKMTRLDVTSNKLQKLPPDPLFQRAQVLATSGIISPSTFALSFGGNPLHCNCELLWLRRLSREDDLETCASPPLLSGRYFWSIPEEEFLCEPPLITRHTHELRVLEGQRATLRCKARGDPEPAIHWISPEGKLISNATRSLVYNNGTLDILITTVKDTGSFTCIASNPAGEATQMVDLHIIKLPHLLNSTNHIHEPDPGSSDISTSTKSGSNASSNNGDTKVSQDKKVVVAEATSSTALLKFNFQRNIPGIRMFQIQYNGTYDDSLVYRMIPPTSKTFLVNNLAAGTVYDLCVLAIYDDGITSLTATRVVGCIQFTTEQDYVRCHFMQSQFLGGTMIIIIGGIIVASVLVFIIILMIRYKVCNNNGQHKVTKVSNVYSQTNGAQIQGCSGAMPPSMSKQAVGHEESVQCSRVPNDSVTQSSDTCSSQDSSTTTSALPHTWTSSASASQKQKRKPGPKPSNEPPSEALTNTESQNTNRNNSTALQLASRSPAPAKGPPTYKRAQAKPSKFLTLPAETSRAKRRYSLNGELMECHWYGNSHSTGGLWSKRSMSMNGMLIQSDNSDVDSGKATFSSSEWILESTV is encoded by the exons ATGGAAAAGCTGCTTTTGTATCTGCTGTTCATTGGCATAGCAGTGAGAGCCCAGATCTGCCCCAAGCGCTGTGTCTGTCAGATTTTGTCTCCAAATCTTGCAACCCTTTGTGCCAAGAAAGGGCTTCTATTTGTTCCCCCAAACATTGACAGAAGGACTGTGGAACTGCGACTGGCGGACAATTTTGTTACAAACATCAAAAGGAAAGATTTTGCCAACATGACCAGCCTCGTGGACCTGACGCTATCCAGGAACACAATAAGTTTTATTACACCTCATGCATTTGCTGATTTGCGCAATTTGCGAGCTTTGCATTTGAACAGCAACAGGCTGACTAAGATCACCAATGACATGTTCAGTGGGCTTTCCAACCTGCACCATTTGATACTTAACAACAATCAGCTGACTTTAATTTCTTCCACAGCCTTTGATGATGTTTTAGCTCTTGAGGAACTGGATTTGTCCTATAACAATCTAGAAACTATCCCTTGGGATGCCGTGGAGAAGATGGTTAGTTTGCACACACTCAGTTTAGACCACAATATGATTGACCACATTCCTAAGGGAACTTTCTCCCACCTCCACAAGATGACCAGGTTAGATGTCACATCAAATAAATTGCAGAAGCTGCCACCTGATCCTCTCTTTCAACGAGCTCAGGTATTAGCAACCTCAGGAATCATCAGCCCTTCTACTTTTGCATTAAGCTTTGGTGGAAACCCTTTGCATTGCAACTGTGAACTCCTGTGGCTGAGGCGTCTTTCCAGAGAAGATGACCTAGAGACTTGCGCTTCTCCTCCACTGTTATCTGGTCGGTATTTTTGGTCAATTCCAGAGGAAGAGTTCCTGTGTGAACCACCTCTCATTACTAGACATACCCATGAGCTTAGAGTGCTGGAGGGTCAACGGGCAACTCTGAGATGTAAGGCCCGGGGTGATCCAGAGCCAGCCATTCATTGGATTTCACCAGAAGGCAAACTTATTTCAAATGCAACAAGGTCGCTGGTGTACAACAATGGAACACTAGACATACTTATAACAACTGTGAAGGATACAGGCTCCTTCACCTGCATAGCATCAAACCCTGCAGGAGAAGCCACTCAAATGGTGGATCTTCACATAATCAAACTTCCTCATTTGCTAAACAGTACAAACCACATTCACGAGCCTGACCCTGGCTCCTCGGACATCTCGACATCCACCAAGTCAGGGTCAAATGCAAGTAGTAATAATGGGGATACTAAAGTCAGCCAGGATAAGAAAGTTGTAGTAGCAGAAGCAACATCATCCACTGCGCTACTCAAATTTAATTTTCAAAGAAATATACCTGGAATACGTATGTTCCAAATCCAGTACAATGGTACTTACGATGACTCACTTGTTTACAG AATGATACCTCCCACGAGCAAAACTTTCCTGGTCAACAACCTGGCCGCTGGGACTGTCTATGACCTGTGTGTCTTGGCAATCTATGACGACGGCATCACCTCCCTCACGGCCACCAGGGTCGTTGGGTGCATACAGTTCACTACCGAGCAGGATTATGTCCGTTGCCATTTCATGCAATCCCAGTTCCTGGGCGGCACCATGATTATCATCATTGGTGGGATTATCGTGGCCTCTGTGCTCGTGTTCATCATCATCCTCATGATCCGCTACAAGGTATGTAACAACAACGGGCAGCACAAGGTGACCAAGGTCAGCAATGTTTATTCTCAGACCAACGGCGCTCAGATACAAGGCTGCAGTGGTGCAATGCCCCCGTCAATGTCCAAACAGGCCGTCGGGCATGAGGAGAGCGTCCAGTGTTCCAGAGTCCCCAATGACAGTGTGACTCAGTCCTCAGACACTTGCTCGAGCCAGGACTCCAGTACCACTACCTCTGCACTGCCTCACACGTGGACTTCCAGCGCTTCTGCCTCCCAAAAGCAGAAGAGAAAGCCTGGGCCAAAGCCAAGCAACGAGCCACCAAGCGAAGCTCTCACAAATACCGAGTCCCAGAACACTAACCGAAATAACTCCACTGCGCTGCAGCTAGCTAGTCGTTCCCCGGCCCCTGCCAAAGGGCCCCCCACCTACAAAAGAGCACAAGCAAAGCCAAGTAAGTTTCTCACTTTGCCAGCTGAAACATCCAGAGCAAAGCGCAGGTACTCCCTGAACGGAGAATTAATGGAATGCCATTGGTATGGTAACTCCCACAGCACAGGTGGATTATGGTCTAAAAGGAGCATGTCTATGAATGGGATGCTAATTCAGTCAGACAATTCTGATGTGGATAGTGGAAAAGCAACTTTCTCGAGTTCTGAGTGGATATTGGAAAGCACTGTGTGA
- the LRFN5 gene encoding leucine-rich repeat and fibronectin type-III domain-containing protein 5 isoform X2, with the protein MEKLLLYLLFIGIAVRAQICPKRCVCQILSPNLATLCAKKGLLFVPPNIDRRTVELRLADNFVTNIKRKDFANMTSLVDLTLSRNTISFITPHAFADLRNLRALHLNSNRLTKITNDMFSGLSNLHHLILNNNQLTLISSTAFDDVLALEELDLSYNNLETIPWDAVEKMVSLHTLSLDHNMIDHIPKGTFSHLHKMTRLDVTSNKLQKLPPDPLFQRAQVLATSGIISPSTFALSFGGNPLHCNCELLWLRRLSREDDLETCASPPLLSGRYFWSIPEEEFLCEPPLITRHTHELRVLEGQRATLRCKARGDPEPAIHWISPEGKLISNATRSLVYNNGTLDILITTVKDTGSFTCIASNPAGEATQMVDLHIIKLPHLLNSTNHIHEPDPGSSDISTSTKSGSNASSNNGDTKVSQDKKVVVAEATSSTALLKFNFQRNIPGIRMFQIQYNGTYDDSLVYRMIPPTSKTFLVNNLAAGTVYDLCVLAIYDDGITSLTATRVVGCIQFTTEQDYVRCHFMQSQFLGGTMIIIIGGIIVASVLVFIIILMIRYKVCNNNGQHKVTKVSNVYSQTNGAQIQGCSGAMPPSMSKQAVGHEESVQCSRVPNDSVTQSSDTCSSQDSSTTTSALPHTWTSSASASQKQKRKPGPKPSNEPPSEALTNTESQNTNRNNSTALQLASRSPAPAKGPPTYKRAQAKPNPGTELKNTCPLPPPESVTIDVFTQQKAT; encoded by the exons ATGGAAAAGCTGCTTTTGTATCTGCTGTTCATTGGCATAGCAGTGAGAGCCCAGATCTGCCCCAAGCGCTGTGTCTGTCAGATTTTGTCTCCAAATCTTGCAACCCTTTGTGCCAAGAAAGGGCTTCTATTTGTTCCCCCAAACATTGACAGAAGGACTGTGGAACTGCGACTGGCGGACAATTTTGTTACAAACATCAAAAGGAAAGATTTTGCCAACATGACCAGCCTCGTGGACCTGACGCTATCCAGGAACACAATAAGTTTTATTACACCTCATGCATTTGCTGATTTGCGCAATTTGCGAGCTTTGCATTTGAACAGCAACAGGCTGACTAAGATCACCAATGACATGTTCAGTGGGCTTTCCAACCTGCACCATTTGATACTTAACAACAATCAGCTGACTTTAATTTCTTCCACAGCCTTTGATGATGTTTTAGCTCTTGAGGAACTGGATTTGTCCTATAACAATCTAGAAACTATCCCTTGGGATGCCGTGGAGAAGATGGTTAGTTTGCACACACTCAGTTTAGACCACAATATGATTGACCACATTCCTAAGGGAACTTTCTCCCACCTCCACAAGATGACCAGGTTAGATGTCACATCAAATAAATTGCAGAAGCTGCCACCTGATCCTCTCTTTCAACGAGCTCAGGTATTAGCAACCTCAGGAATCATCAGCCCTTCTACTTTTGCATTAAGCTTTGGTGGAAACCCTTTGCATTGCAACTGTGAACTCCTGTGGCTGAGGCGTCTTTCCAGAGAAGATGACCTAGAGACTTGCGCTTCTCCTCCACTGTTATCTGGTCGGTATTTTTGGTCAATTCCAGAGGAAGAGTTCCTGTGTGAACCACCTCTCATTACTAGACATACCCATGAGCTTAGAGTGCTGGAGGGTCAACGGGCAACTCTGAGATGTAAGGCCCGGGGTGATCCAGAGCCAGCCATTCATTGGATTTCACCAGAAGGCAAACTTATTTCAAATGCAACAAGGTCGCTGGTGTACAACAATGGAACACTAGACATACTTATAACAACTGTGAAGGATACAGGCTCCTTCACCTGCATAGCATCAAACCCTGCAGGAGAAGCCACTCAAATGGTGGATCTTCACATAATCAAACTTCCTCATTTGCTAAACAGTACAAACCACATTCACGAGCCTGACCCTGGCTCCTCGGACATCTCGACATCCACCAAGTCAGGGTCAAATGCAAGTAGTAATAATGGGGATACTAAAGTCAGCCAGGATAAGAAAGTTGTAGTAGCAGAAGCAACATCATCCACTGCGCTACTCAAATTTAATTTTCAAAGAAATATACCTGGAATACGTATGTTCCAAATCCAGTACAATGGTACTTACGATGACTCACTTGTTTACAG AATGATACCTCCCACGAGCAAAACTTTCCTGGTCAACAACCTGGCCGCTGGGACTGTCTATGACCTGTGTGTCTTGGCAATCTATGACGACGGCATCACCTCCCTCACGGCCACCAGGGTCGTTGGGTGCATACAGTTCACTACCGAGCAGGATTATGTCCGTTGCCATTTCATGCAATCCCAGTTCCTGGGCGGCACCATGATTATCATCATTGGTGGGATTATCGTGGCCTCTGTGCTCGTGTTCATCATCATCCTCATGATCCGCTACAAGGTATGTAACAACAACGGGCAGCACAAGGTGACCAAGGTCAGCAATGTTTATTCTCAGACCAACGGCGCTCAGATACAAGGCTGCAGTGGTGCAATGCCCCCGTCAATGTCCAAACAGGCCGTCGGGCATGAGGAGAGCGTCCAGTGTTCCAGAGTCCCCAATGACAGTGTGACTCAGTCCTCAGACACTTGCTCGAGCCAGGACTCCAGTACCACTACCTCTGCACTGCCTCACACGTGGACTTCCAGCGCTTCTGCCTCCCAAAAGCAGAAGAGAAAGCCTGGGCCAAAGCCAAGCAACGAGCCACCAAGCGAAGCTCTCACAAATACCGAGTCCCAGAACACTAACCGAAATAACTCCACTGCGCTGCAGCTAGCTAGTCGTTCCCCGGCCCCTGCCAAAGGGCCCCCCACCTACAAAAGAGCACAAGCAAAGCCAA